The Actinomycetes bacterium DNA window CACGGCGCCGGTCCGGGGGCTCACCCGCTCCCCACTGCGAGCTCCCGTAGCTCCCGGCGTCGCTGCTCCAGCGCGACCAGCTCGCCGAAGAGCTCCTGCATCGCTTGCGGGTCCGAGCCGTCGAGGCGTTGCAGCTGCGAGCGGAGCTCGCCCTCGCGCCGCACGACCACCCGCTCCCCCACCCGCGCCGCTTGGGCCTTCGCGTAGCGGGAGTCCGGCTCGCCGTCGCAGCGCAGCGGCTCCACCGCCAGCTCGGTGATCAGCGAACGGATCGTGTCGTCGCCAGCGAGCTCCTGCAGGGTCTCGACCCACGCGCGGGGCTGCTCCGCCGCGGCGCGCGGTCCGCCAGCGGCGAGCACGACCGCGGCCACCTTCGTGTACGCCGGGTGCCCGAACGCCTCGGGCACCAGGGCGTCGAAGCCGTCCTCGAGCAGCGCCGGCACCTGGATCGCGCACTTCAGGGCCTCGCGGTCGACGGTGAGCCGGTGGTCGGACGGGTCGGGTCGGGTGGCTGCGCCGGCCTCGCCCTTCTCGGCCGGTCGGGCCACCGCCTCGGTCACGTGCTGCGAACGGTCGCCGGACGCTGGACCCCGGGGGGTCCGCCCGGAGACGGTACGCGCGGCCGCACGTACCGCCTCGGCCACCGGGCGGGCCTCCATCCCGAGCCAGCCGGACAGCCGACGGGCGTACTCGTCGCGCAGCGCTACGTCTCGGATGCGGGCGACGATCGGGGCGGCCTCGTTGAGGGCGGCGATGCGGCCCTCGGGATAGGACAGGTCCTCGCCGCGCAGCACCGAGCGGATGGCGAACTCGAAGAGCGGTACCCGTGACTCGACGAGCTCGCGGACCGCCTCGTCGCCGCGCTGCTGGCGCAGCTCGCAGGGGTCCAGCCCCGAGCGCTCGATGGCGACGAAGGTGCGCGTCACGAACTGCTGGTCCTCGCCGAAGGCGCGTACCGCGGCTTTCTGCCCGGCGGCGTCGCCGTCGAAGGTGAAGATCACCTCACCGCGCAGGGCGTCGTCGTCCATGAGCAGGCGGCGCAGCACCTTGATGTGCTCGCTGCCGAACGCGGTCCCGCAGGTCGCGATCGCCGTGTCCACCCCGGCGAGGTGGCAGGCCATGACGTCGGTGTAGCCCTCGACGACGACCGCCCGCTGCTGCTTGGCGATCTCGCGCTTGGCCAGGTCGAGTCCGTAGAGGACCTGGCTCTTGCGATAGATGGGGGTCTCCGGGGTGTTGAGGTACTTCGGCCCGTCGTCGTCGGCCAGCAGCTTGCGGGCGCCGAAGCCGACGACGTCGCCGGCCAGGTCGCGGATCGGCCAGACGAGGCGGCCCCGGAAGCGGTCGTAGACGCCCCGCTGTCCCTGGACGACCAGCCCGCCGGCCAGCAGCTCGGCGTCGGTGAACCCGGCCCCGCGCAGGTGGCGGGTGAGGTGGTCCCAGCCCGCGGGGGCGTACCCGACCGCGAAGCGGCGCACGGCCTCGTCGTCGAACCCGCGTTCGGCGAGGAAGCGGCGGCCCGGCTCGGCCTCAGGCGTCGCGAGCTGGTCCTGGTAGTACATGGCCGCCGCCTTGTGCGCGGCCACGAGCCGGGTCCGCTGGCCCTGCTGCCGCCCGGGTGCCGACCCGGCCTCCTCGTAGCGCAGCTGCACCCCGGTGCGCGCCGCGAGCTGCTCGACGGCCTCGCTGAAGCTCAGGTGGTCGAGCTTGACGACGAAGTCGAAGGCGTCCCCACCCACTCCGCAGCCGAAGCAGTAGAACAGCCCCTTGGCCGGGCTGACCTGGAACGACGGCGACTTCTCGTCGTGGAAGGGGCACAGGCCCTTCAGCGAGCCGCCGCCGGCCGAGCGCAGCTGGACGCGCTCGCCGACGACCTCCTCGATGCGGGCCCGCTCCCGGACAGCCGCCACGTCCTCCACGCGGATCCGGCCGGCCATGCCAGCGAGTCTACGGTCGCCGGCGACGTACCCCCTCCGATCCGTCCACCGCCCCCGATCTTCCGAATGAACGCGGCGTTCAGTCGGTCCTATTGGAGCAATGTCGCGTTCAGTCGAGAAAAGGGGGGCGTTACAAGGGGCGCCAGGCTCGGTGGTGGGGGACGTTCATCGGGGGTTCGAGGAACTCCTCGGGCTCGATGCGAAAGCCGTGGCGGCGGTAGAAGTCGAGGGCCACCGAACGGGCGTTGCACCA harbors:
- the dnaG gene encoding DNA primase, with the translated sequence MAGRIRVEDVAAVRERARIEEVVGERVQLRSAGGGSLKGLCPFHDEKSPSFQVSPAKGLFYCFGCGVGGDAFDFVVKLDHLSFSEAVEQLAARTGVQLRYEEAGSAPGRQQGQRTRLVAAHKAAAMYYQDQLATPEAEPGRRFLAERGFDDEAVRRFAVGYAPAGWDHLTRHLRGAGFTDAELLAGGLVVQGQRGVYDRFRGRLVWPIRDLAGDVVGFGARKLLADDDGPKYLNTPETPIYRKSQVLYGLDLAKREIAKQQRAVVVEGYTDVMACHLAGVDTAIATCGTAFGSEHIKVLRRLLMDDDALRGEVIFTFDGDAAGQKAAVRAFGEDQQFVTRTFVAIERSGLDPCELRQQRGDEAVRELVESRVPLFEFAIRSVLRGEDLSYPEGRIAALNEAAPIVARIRDVALRDEYARRLSGWLGMEARPVAEAVRAAARTVSGRTPRGPASGDRSQHVTEAVARPAEKGEAGAATRPDPSDHRLTVDREALKCAIQVPALLEDGFDALVPEAFGHPAYTKVAAVVLAAGGPRAAAEQPRAWVETLQELAGDDTIRSLITELAVEPLRCDGEPDSRYAKAQAARVGERVVVRREGELRSQLQRLDGSDPQAMQELFGELVALEQRRRELRELAVGSG